The following proteins are co-located in the Saccharomycodes ludwigii strain NBRC 1722 chromosome V, whole genome shotgun sequence genome:
- the CDC73 gene encoding Cdc73p (similar to Saccharomyces cerevisiae YLR418C | CDC73 | Cell Division Cycle) — translation MINLESLRKAIIDKYPIKLLNNEGTETKDILEAAKLSINNNGSINVLGLDEKTDFIVDAKEPITLRVVYHCWMNKNTSAADYLVDCKTKKIPSISFLQRTDLVNWLSGETEISKYIKRTNGAENHENNKSVVNDVNITDTAGRFPVNESIERNTDVTTENSGVMDAILTKERILLDHNSFLRGKKPINFEYLIKEVELNLVRSLKQHNEKAGHKSKVHKSASGPLSIKQSGRKIKEPIIIIPSAASSPFTMANIRQFLLEGKYIAPKDLPTINTDIIKVEKKLDGMKHPIKFIIVNNTRLFNKPEYWSRVLAVFTTGHAWQFDNYQWSDPIQLFQHTKGYYFCFSGDTVPKSVQQWNVQKIELDKTRRFKDLEVCRYFWNSLEKELQQRGYH, via the coding sequence ATGATCAATTTAGAAAGTTTAAGAAAAGCaattattgataaatatccaataaagttattaaaCAATGAAGGAACTGAAACGAAAGATATATTGGAGGCTGCGAAGCTATCtataaacaataatggCAGTATTAATGTATTAGGTCTAGACGAAAAGACAGATTTTATTGTAGATGCCAAAGAACCAATCACTTTACGAGTAGTATATCATTGCTggatgaataaaaataccagTGCAGCTGATTACTTAGTTGATTGTaagaccaaaaaaataccatcaATTTCATTTCTACAAAGAACAGATTTAGTTAATTGGTTATCTGGAGAAACGGAAATTTCCAAATATATTAAGAGGACGAATGGTGCCGAAAACCATGAGAATAACAAAAGTGTAGTAAACGATGTTAATATTACTGATACTGCCGGTAGGTTCCCTGTCAATGAATCAATTGAGCGCAATACTGATGTTACAACGGAAAATTCTGGAGTAATGGATGCAATATTAACCAAAGAAAGAATTTTGTTGGAtcataattcttttttgagGGGCAAGAAGCCCATTAATTTTGAATACTTGATTAAGGAAGTTGAGTTAAACTTAGTTCGTAGTTTGAAACAACATAATGAAAAGGCTGGACACAAATCAAAGGTGCATAAATCTGCATCAGGACCCTTATCAATCAAACAGAGCGGTCGTAAGATTAAAGAacctattattattataccaTCAGCTGCTTCTTCACCATTTACGATGGCAAACATCAgacaatttttattagaagGGAAATACATTGCACCAAAGGATTTACCAACAATCAATACAGATATTATAAAGgttgaaaagaaattagaTGGCATGAAACATCCAATTaagtttattattgtaaatAACACGCGTTTGTTTAATAAACCAGAGTATTGGTCCAGAGTACTTGCTGTTTTCACTACAGGACACGCTTGGCAATTTGATAATTATCAATGGAGTGATCCAATTCAACTATTTCAACATACTAAGGGTTACTATTTCTGTTTTTCAGGTGATACTGTTCCCAAGTCAGTACAACAATGGAATGTACAAAAAATTGAGCTAGATAAAACTAGAAGATTCAAGGATTTGGAAGTTTGTAGGTACTTTTGGAATTCTCTTGAAAAAGAGTTACAACAACGTGGATACCATTAG
- a CDS encoding allantoate permease family MFS transporter (similar to Saccharomyces cerevisiae YJR152W | DAL5 | Degradation of Allantoin) has product MSDYSDDDNNYFIIRNEKVTNIESGQNNPRVLLFTKDEIDDPKCFITIISPEGKEVNITGDVDDAMDMAFIAKDLQVSFEDDKKLLRKIDIYLLPFICILYAIQFMDKVTNADAAIMGLIPDLKMHGDQFSWTGSAFYFGYLGGLFVFPPLLQSSRWFMKNVSVIVILWGMVLACHAASSVNYASFIFLRCLLGFLESAITPSFIILMCQYWKQNEQFVRMCLWFSFNGLGTILSGVLSYGLYIREYSYSMQAWKVLFVITGIITIFLGGILWFHIPDNPSKAWFLTEREKLMVVQRLRSNQQGFGNRHVKKYQVFEALSDVRTWLYFLYSVCCQIPNGGLTNFTAILLTEDFGYDIKNSLLMVLPAGVVELIGCPLLGLLCFYLSMKTLGKKTKMLGHSLVWAFIVNIIVLVATCMLAFAKDSKRARLAGTYLWYLLPLSFVCILSNISSNTLGYTKKWTVSSLNMMAYAAANIAGPQTFISKQAPNYQGAKVAMVVCSAVGCVILVVLYMLNVKENNRRDGMTKNPEGKILNIENIEFADLTDSQNPNFRYNL; this is encoded by the coding sequence atgtCGGACTAcagtgatgatgataataattattttattattagaaacgAAAAAGTTACCAACATAGAAAGTGGACAAAACAATCCACGTGTATTACTTTTCACAAAAGACGAGATAGATGATccaaaatgttttattactattatttccCCGGAGGGAAAAGAGGTTAATATTACTGGTGATGTTGATGATGCGATGGATATGGCTTTTATAGCCAAAGATCTTCAAGTCAGTTTCGAAGACGATAAAAAACTACTAAGAAAAattgatatttatttgttaccTTTCATATGCATACTCTATGCTATCCAGTTTATGGATAAAGTTACTAATGCCGATGCTGCTATTATGGGTTTGATACctgatttaaaaatgcaTGGTGACCAATTTTCATGGACTGGTTCTGCATTCTATTTTGGTTATTTAGGTGGGTTATTTGTGTTTCCTCCTCTACTACAAAGCTCACGTTGGTTTATGAAGAATGTAAGtgtcattgttattttatggGGGATGGTTTTAGCGTGTCATGCAGCTTCTTCAGTTAATTATGCCagtttcatatttttaagaTGTTTATTAGGGTTTTTAGAAAGCGCCATTACACCATCATTTATCATTTTAATGTGCCAATATTGGAAACAAAACGAACAATTCGTTCGTATGTGTTTATGGTTTAGTTTTAATGGGTTGGGCACGATACTAAGTGGTGTACTATCTTATGGTTTATACATTCGTGAATACTCTTATTCCATGCAAGCTTGGAAggttttatttgttattactggaataattacaatatttttaggtGGAATACTATGGTTTCATATTCCAGATAATCCTTCAAAAGCGTGGTTTTTAAcagaaagggaaaaattGATGGTCGTACAAAGACTAAGAAGTAATCAACAAGGGTTTGGTAATCGTcatgttaaaaaatatcaagTTTTTGAAGCATTAAGTGATGTAAGAACATGGttgtattttctttattcgGTTTGTTGTCAAATTCCTAATGGTGGCCTAACAAATTTTACTGCCATTCTACTGACAGAAGATTTCGGTTatgatataaaaaacaGTTTGTTAATGGTTTTGCCCGCTGGTGTAGTTGAATTGATTGGTTGTCCACTACTAGGCttattatgtttttatttgtctATGAAAACATTGggtaaaaaaacaaaaatgctTGGTCATAGTTTGGTCTGGGCCTTTATAGTTAATATCATAGTTCTTGTGGCAACATGTATGCTAGCATTTGCAAAAGATAGTAAACGTGCTCGTTTAGCAGGGACATACTTATGGTATTTGCTTCCATTATCATTTGTTTGTATTCTATCTAATATCAGCTCAAACACTTTGGGATATACGAAGAAGTGGACtgtttcttctttaaaCATGATGGCTTATGCTGCGGCTAATATTGCCGGTCCACAAACATTTATAAGTAAACAAGCTCCAAATTATCAAGGTGCTAAAGTTGCTATGGTTGTTTGCTCTGCTGTTGGCTGTGTTATTTTGGTAGTTTTATACATGCTAAatgttaaagaaaataatagaagAGACGGGATGACTAAAAATCCAGAGGGCAAGATTTTAAACATAGAAAACATTGAATTTGCTGATTTGACTGATTCTCAAAATCCGAACTTTagatataatttataa
- a CDS encoding RNA helicase (similar to Saccharomyces cerevisiae YLR419W | putative helicase with limited sequence similarity to human Rb protein), whose protein sequence is MAKKQNNNSKKTATDTKKSSTKKKGEDKSNNNSESLLKNGKQKQKLPQQQQSNRSKITQTSSWTGKLPHTLLHEHCQKRKWNKVEYDMRRIGDKGMVATAILSYTDPKTKENLTLKFTDPLYNRETKSGGVLLPQETPAEARHMAATLALCRIAYNTNMHMMLPPNHRQLWYKLDDYRKDLLKNKQTRRCNKLFDPEPFTTLLEERKNKLLKEKELEAQKAQKDKALKTPQIITEKSEAPVIAKKPIEKTVHLKNQKSNSSGTNTFKIRFPPKVWETTIFLDLSEKNRNMIENELKSHISWISKMRESNYNTQEDISVLEQKLMALGFRKAHVKEALKYEDPLAFLLIHLPEDDLPTYFQKNIEDTKFKVEISKLSIDKKNKISRISEMGCSSDEAEYALEINDWDENLACAYLTENLVYPVYKVDKDSVYDLTMWLDEIQSLQAIYGEDIFRLANETTCMIQIDSKLKLKLYYTKDYPNKLPGIIISTFNKNYKLPNYIKLETLTKLITYIGEYNLLGDMLVFHIYEWVKENISKIIENPGPLFDPLSLNNTASLSTATAGTLAKKDNKYNRYNVSKHTPFSHQEIIKLKGAYDIKIQSLDYKLMLEQRKALPAWSKQKSIIDVITSNNVTLITGETGSGKSTQIVQFLLDDLISKKGDFTKKIICTQPRRISAIGLAERVSDERCTAVGGDEVGYIIRGVNRSTKNTRIRFMTTGVLVRILQTDLAYLHDSIVVIDEVHERSIDTDLIVILLKNLLSKVKDLKIVLMSATVNVDIFKNYFDNKLGRCHIEGRTFPIKDYFLDEILPALNFKIKSNKFREEFDDESPEYLVPTANSKFFKTGQINYDLITDLIGHIDQKLTRENNDGSIIVFLPGVAEISRSCKSISNAYQNLVVLPLHSALSPEDQKKVFKKFVGKRKVIVSTNIAETSITIDDCVSTIDTGRAKAMYYLPKENSTKLIEHFISKAESKQRRGRAGRVRSGYSYKLYSRDVYENDMADLPTPEIKRVSLDSLYLSVKAMGIQNVTKFLSKGLDPPPIKVLLKSEQNLTTVGLLNKEDKSLTQLGSFISMMPVMDSKHGKLLIYSIIFGCADIGVMIASILSVSDMPFTGGLENRDKIKAVINKYSKKYNECGDLVAVTKLLESYFDGSNAAENKKKFVTSNFLSYNKLNEINSARAQFYSILEDIGFLPLKYKPYAETYLNRNGQNIEMIKCVLTGAFYPHVSRVQFPDPKYMNTSSGAIEKDPDARQIRYWIRNEQYMENVYQQKIVNENALPSTRAFIHPSSVFFSTNNSNAAAEDAEEQTNDVSKIDTKTVKKLKASFLLYNTSQTTTKLYLRTITPSSELAVLLFGGPIDYNIDTEARSRGIVVDSWLPIRTWCKNGVLIKELRILLDQAIKIKLENPFYSTKNYEFSKADDILEVVEVLVQSEEC, encoded by the coding sequence ATGGCTAAAAAgcaaaataacaatagtaaaaaaactGCTACCGATACAAAGAAATCCTCAACAAAGAAGAAAGGTGAAGACAAatccaataacaatagtgaatctttactaaaaaatggaaaacaaaaacagaaaCTAccacaacagcaacaatcAAATAGATCAAAAATCACCCAAACATCCAGTTGGACAGGTAAATTACCACACACATTACTGCATGAACATTGTCAAAAGAGGAAATGGAACAAAGTTGAATATGATATGAGAAGAATTGGTGACAAAGGGATGGTAGCCACTGCTATTTTATCTTACACTGATCCCAAAACCAAGGAAAACCtaactttaaaatttacAGATCCATTGTATAACAGGGAAACAAAAAGTGGTGGTGTTTTACTACCACAAGAAACTCCAGCAGAGGCCAGACATATGGCCGCCACATTAGCTTTGTGCAGAATTGCTTATAACACAAACATGCATATGATGCTGCCGCCCAATCATCGCCAACTTTGGTATAAACTCGATGATTATAGgaaagatttattaaaaaataagcaAACGAGGAGATGTAACAAACTTTTTGATCCAGAACCATTTACTACTTTGTtggaagaaagaaaaaacaaattattaaaggaaaaagaactTGAAGCCCAAAAAGCTCAAAAGGACAAAGCTTTAAAAACTCCACAAATTATTACCGAGAAATCAGAAGCTCCTGTTATTGCTAAAAAACCTATTGAAAAGACAGTGCATCTTAAGAACCAGAAAAGTAATAGTAGCGGTAcaaatacttttaaaatcagATTTCCACCCAAAGTGTGGGAGACCACCATATTTCTAGATttaagtgaaaaaaatagaaacatGATTGAAAATGAATTGAAATCACATATTAGCTGGATTTCCAAAATGAGAGAATCTAACTACAATACACAAGAAGATATTAGTGTGCTAGAACAAAAACTAATGGCTTTGGGTTTCAGGAAAGCACATGTTAAAGAAGCTCTAAAATATGAAGACCCCTTGgcatttttgttaatacACTTACCAGAAGATGATTTGCCAACGTATTTCcagaaaaatatagaagATACTAAATTCAAAGTCGAAATTTCTAAATTATCaatagacaaaaaaaacaaaatttccAGAATTTCTGAAATGGGATGTTCATCAGATGAAGCAGAATATGCATTGGAGATTAATGATTGGGATGAAAACTTGGCTTGTGCTTATTTAACCGAGAATCTGGTATATCCTGTATATAAAGTTGATAAAGACTCTGTTTATGATTTGACTATGTGGCTTGATGAAATCCAAAGTTTGCAGGCCATTTATGGAGAAGATATTTTCCGCTTGGCAAATGAAACTACCTGCATGATCCAGATTgattcaaaattaaaattgaaactTTATTATACCAAGGATTATCCCAACAAGTTACCTGGCATAATAATTTCTacctttaataaaaattataaattacccaattatattaaattagaGACATTAACCAAATTGATAACCTATATAGGTGAGTATAACTTGTTGGGTGATATGTTGGTGTTTCACATTTATGAATGGGTTAAAGAAAacatttcaaaaattattgaaaatccGGGCCCCTTATTTGATCCCTTATCGTTAAATAATACGGCTTCTCTAAGCACAGCAACTGCAGGGACTTTGGCTAAAAAAGACAACAAATATAACAGATATAACGTAAGTAAACATACTCCATTCTCCCATCaagaaattataaaattgaaaggAGCTTATGATATCAAAATCCAAAGTTTGGATTATAAGCTTATGTTAGAACAAAGAAAAGCGTTACCAGCATGGTCCAAACAAAAGTCGATTATTGATGTCATTACTTCAAACAATGTCACTTTAATCACTGGTGAAACTGGTTCTGGTAAATCCACCCAAATAGTTCAATTTCTCCTGGATGATTTAATTAGTAAAAAGGGagattttacaaaaaagattatCTGTACACAGCCAAGGAGAATTTCAGCAATTGGTTTAGCTGAGCGTGTTTCCGATGAAAGGTGCACTGCTGTTGGTGGCGATGAAGTGggttatattattagagGTGTAAATCGATCAACCAAGAACACTAGGATCAGATTTATGACTACTGGTGTATTGGTTAGAATTTTGCAGACCGATCTTGCGTACTTGCATGACAGTATTGTTGTCATAGATGAAGTTCATGAAAGATCTATCGATACTGatttaattgttattttgttgaaaaatcTATTGTCCAAAGTTAAAGATTTGAAAATCGTTTTAATGAGTGCCACGGTCAATgttgatattttcaaaaattattttgataataaattggGGAGATGCCATATTGAAGGTAGAACTTTCCCCATCAaggattattttttggatgAAATCCTACCagctttaaattttaaaattaaaagtaaCAAATTCCGTGAAGaatttgatgatgaaaGTCCTGAATATTTAGTTCCCACTGCGAattccaaatttttcaaaaccgGCCAAATTAACTACGATTTGATTACTGATTTAATCGGCCATATAGATCAGAAATTAACGAGAGAAAACAACGATGGGTCGATTATCGTCTTTTTACCTGGTGTTGCTGAAATTAGTAGATCCTGTAAAAGTATCTCTAATGCATACCAAAATTTGGTTGTATTACCATTACATTCTGCATTAAGCCCGGAGGATCAAAAGaaagttttcaaaaaatttgttggTAAACGTAAAGTTATAGTGTCAACAAATATTGCTGAAACCTCTATTACCATTGATGATTGTGTTTCCACTATCGATACCGGCAGAGCAAAGGCAATGTACTATTTACCTAAAGAAAATTCTACCAAATTAATTGAACATTTTATATCTAAAGCCGAATCTAAACAACGTAGAGGGCGTGCTGGTAGAGTTCGTAGTGGGTATTCCTATAAATTGTATTCTAGAGACGTTTATGAAAATGATATGGCAGATTTACCGACCCCTGAAATCAAAAGGGTCTCATTAGATTCATTGTACTTAAGTGTTAAAGCTATGGGTATACAGAATGTCACCAAGTTTTTGAGCAAAGGATTGGACCCACCTCCTATAAAGGTGTTGTTAAAATCAGAACAAAATTTGACTACTGTTGGTCTATTGAACAAAGAAGATAAAAGCTTGACACAGCTTGGTTCATTTATAAGTATGATGCCCGTTATGGATAGCAAGCATgggaaattattaatttattccATTATATTTGGATGTGCTGACATTGGTGTTATGATTGCCAGTATATTGAGTGTTTCTGATATGCCCTTTACTGGTGGATTGGAAAATAGGGATAAAATCAAAGCtgttataaataaatatagcAAAAAATACAACGAATGCGGTGATTTGGTCGCTGTAACTAAGCTTTTGGAAAGTTACTTTGATGGTTCCAATGCCgcggaaaataaaaagaaatttgttactagtaattttttgtcatacaataaattaaatgagATAAATTCTGCAAGAGCTCAATTTTACTCAATTTTGGAGGATATTGGGTTTTTACCACTAAAATACAAACCATACGCAGAGACTTATTTAAATAGAAATGGTCAAAATATAGAAATGATCAAGTGCGTGTTGACTGGTGCATTTTATCCTCACGTTAGCCGTGTTCAATTCCCAGATCCAAAGTATATGAATACCAGTTCAGGCGCCATTGAGAAAGATCCAGATGCAAGGCAAATTAGGTATTGGATTAGAAATGAACAATATATGGAAAATGTATATCAGCAAAAAATAGTGAACGAGAACGCATTACCCAGCACAAGAGCATTTATACATCCTTCTTCTGTATTTTTCTCAACAAACAACAGTAACGCTGCTGCGGAGGATGCAGAAGAACAAACTAATGATGTTAGCAAGATAGACACTAAAAcagttaaaaaattgaaggCATCATTCCTTTTGTACAATACTTCACAGACAACTACCAAATTGTATCTACGAACTATTACTCCAAGCTCTGAATTGGCTGTCTTATTATTTGGTGGTCCTATAGACTATAATATTGATACAGAGGCAAGATCACGtggtattgttgttgatagTTGGCTACCTATCCGTACATGGTGCAAAAATGGTGTTTTGATTAAAGAATTGCGTATATTATTAGATCAGGCCATTAAAATCAAGTTGGAGAATCCGTTTTATTCTACCAAAAATTATGAATTTTCTAAGGCAGATGACATTTTAGAAGTAGTTGAAGTATTAGTTCAAAGTGAAGAATgctga